Genomic segment of Bacteroidales bacterium:
AGCGGATTCGTTAAAGGTTTTGCCACGCTTTATTATGCCCCGGATATAAATTTCTGCTTCCTCGAGTTTATCGCCACCAGTAAAGATGCTACCTCTGGAGGGGTTGGAAGTGCACTGTATGAAAGGGTCAGGGAAGAATCAAAAGAACTTGGAGCACTGGGCTTATTTTTCGAATGTTTACCTGATCATCCTACATTTTGCAAAGATGCTGATCTCATTACCAAAAACAAAAAGCGCTTAAAATTCTACGAAAAGTTTGGAGCCAGACCCATCATCAATACCTTATACGAGCTTCCTGTGAACGAAGCCGATACTTGTCCGCCTTTGCTGGTTTTTGATGATCTGGATCGTCCTGAACCATTGGTTGGTAAAGACCTGAAGAAAATCGTAGCGGCAATACTTGAAAGGAAGTATTCCGATTATTGCCCTGCAAGGTACAGGCAAAAAGTGCTTAATTCCATAAAAGACGGGCCAGTGGAGAGAAGGCCATATTTATACCGTAAATCAGAACCTGCAAATAAAAACATTGCAGATCTGCTATTGCGGCGCAGGATATTCCTTGTGGTCAACGATAAACATTCAATCCACCATGTCAGGGAAAGGGGTTATGTGGAATCGCCGGTAAGGATTGAAAGTATCAGGAAAGAGATAAACAAAACCGGTTTGTTTGAGGAAATCAAACCTTTACTTTTTACCGAAGATCATATCCGCAAGGTTCATTCATCCGGTCTGGTTAATTATCTTAAGAAAGTTTGCGAAGACCTCAAACCAGGTCAATCGGTTTATCCATATGTTTTCCCGATAAGGAATGCAGCAAAACCACCCAAAGACCGCTCAGTAGCTGCTGGTTATTATTGTATAGACACTTTTACTCCAATCAATAAAAACGCCTACCTGGCTGCAAAAAGGGCGGTAGATTGCGTAATTACTGCAAGTCAGAAACTTCTTGAGGAACATCCGCTTTCCTATGCTTTGATCAGGCCACCGGGTCATCATTCAGAAAAAAGGGTTTTTGGTGGGTTTTGTTATTTTAACAATATTGCGGTGGCGGCTAATTTCTTGAGTGAATACGGTAAAGTGGCTATCCTGGATATTGATTATCACCACGGAAACGGGCAACAGGATATTTTTTATCATCGCAGCGATGTGCTCACCATTTCTATCCACGGTCATCCATCATTTGCATATCCGTATTTTACTGGTTTTGACGACGAAAAAGGAACCGGCGATGGAACCGGTTTCAACATCAATTATCCATTACCGGAAATATGCACAACGGCAGCTTATCATGAAACTCTTTTAAAAGCACTTAAAAAGATAAAAACCTTCAGTCCGCGTTTTTTACTGGTTTCACTGGGCTTTGATATAGCAAAAGGTGACCCGACCGGAACATGGAGTTTTACAGCTCCTGATTTTTATAGGAACGGTCAGTTGATTGGCCAAATGAAGTTTCCAACGCTGGTTGTTCAGGAAGGGGGTTATAAAAATGTATCGCTTGGCATCAATGCCCGGCACTTTTTCAAAGGCCTGTGGGATGGGAGGTTTTCAAACAATACAACTGCTAATCACATAAAATGAAAATAGGTCTCACATTTGATTTAAAAACCACTTATTTGCAACAGGGTTTCTCACATGAGGAAGTGGCTGAATTTGATTCGGAAGAAACCATCGCCGGCATTGAATCAACCCTGAATGAATTGGGTTATCAAACCGAAAGGATTGGAAATATTGTGGAACTTACGCAAGCTTTGGTTTCGGGAAAGTGCTGGGATTTGGTGTTTAATATTGCCGAAGGTTATTACGGCATTGGGCGCGAAGCCCAGGTTCCTGCATTGCTTGATGCATTCCGCATTCCCTATGTTTTTTCTGATCCCATGGTGCTTTCACTTACGCTTCACAAGGCTATGGCCAAGCATGTGATTCGTGGAAATGGAATCCCAACTGCTGCTTTTGTGGTCGTAAAAAATGAAAAGGATTTAGAAAACATCAACCTGGAGTATCCATTGTTTATCAAACCTGTGGCTGAAGGAACCGGGAAAGGAATATCGCAAAAATCTCTTGTAACCAATCGTATGGATCTTGAGTTGAATGCAAAAGAACTCCTGGATAAATTCAAACAGCCCGTGTTGGTTGAAGAATACCTTCCGGGAAGGGAATTTACTGTTGGAATAACCGGCACCGGAAACGAAGCTGCACCATGCGGAATCATGGAAGTGATAGTGTACGGGAAAATTGAAGAACAGGTTTATTCACTGCAAAACAAAGAAGAGTATGAATCAAGGGTCGCATATTCCATTCCTGAAAAATCAATTACTGAATACTGTTACGATGTTGCGTTAAGATCCTGGAATGCATTGGAATGCCGCGATGGAGGCCGTGTTGATCTGCGGCTCGATAAAAATGGCGTTCCAAATTTTATAGAAGTCAACCCGCTCGCGGGCTTGAACCCAATCCATTCTGATCTACCGATTTTATGCAAGTTGAACGGAATTTCTTACAAGGATCTGATTGGCATGATTATGCAATCAGCCTTGAAACGCATCAATAACCATCCATAACCACTGGGCATGCCAACAGCACTGATTTTTCATAGTAAACTCGGACCCAATCCACCGCCAGATGAACTGGATGTGCTGGACGAAGCAAAATATTTTAGGGACGGATTAGCCACATTGGGCTACGAGGTTCATCAATTTGATTTTGAAAATGACCTCGACAGGAACATTGATCAAATCAATTTAATGCAAGCTGATTTCGTTGTGAATCTGGTTGAAACAATCAATGCCGATGGCCGCCTCATTCATATTGCACCGGCATTTTTTGAGCATCATGCCATCCCATTCACTGGTTGCCCATCCGAAGCCATTTATGTTACCAGCAACAAGTTGCTTTCAAAGAAGATAATGCAACTTGCAGGAATAAAAACTCCAGCATTTTCAATCAATCCTGACGAACTAAAATCACGGTTCAGCGGTCAGCAATTCCTTTTAAAGTCGCTTTGGGAACATGCGTCATTTGGTATGGATGAACACAACCCGGTTTTTATCGGAAATGCTGAAATCATTGCTGAGAGCCTTACAGAGAAAAACAAGCAACACAACACATATTTTGCTGAAGAATACATCGAAGGGCGTGAATTCAATGTTTCGGTGATAGCCGGAAAGAATGGGCCAATGGTGCTACCCATCGCCGAAATCAAATTCATCAATTACCCTGATGCGAAACCTAAAATTGTGGGCTACCGCGCCAAATGGGATGAAGCATCTTTTGAGTATAAAAATACCGTCAGGCATTTTGTTGACGAAACCGCAGAACCCGATCTTTGTGGTCGCATCAGGAAAATATGCCTGCAATGCTGGAAAGAATTCAGCTTAAAAGGTTACGTGAGGGTTGATTTCAGGATGGATGTAAACGGCCAACTTTATGTGCTTGAAATAAACGCCAACCCGTGCATTTCGGCTGATAGCGGATTTGTGGCAGCCGCAACGGTACAAGGCCTGTCGCAGGCTGAGATAGTCAACTTAATTATTAACGATTTAAGTGGGAGCAATGAAAAATAATATAATAATCCGTTCTGTGGTGAAGCCTGAAGATGTGGAATACGTCAGGGAAATAGTAACATCCACAAATTTTTTCCATAGCTATGAGATTGATGTTGCCGTTGAATTGATTGAAGAGACTCTCAACAAAGGCAACGAGAGCGGATACAGTTTCCTTTTTGCTGAAGTTGATGGTAAACCAGTTGCCTACAGTTGTTTCGGGTTAATTCCGTGTACTAAGTCAAGTTATGATCTGTATTGGATCGTGGTTCACCATGATTTTCGTGGTCACGGAATTGGAAAAAAATTATTGGAATTAACTGAACAGGCCGCAAGGGAAATTGGTGGTTCGGGCATATATGCCGAAACCTCCTCGCAACCATTATACGAACCTACCCGTCGGTTTTATATTTCCAATAATTATATCGAAGAAGCCCGACTGAAGGATTTTTACAATCTTCGAGATGATAAGTTGGTGTATTCCAAGCGTTTGTAAGGTAATCTAAAATATCGCGTTTATAGCGATCCAAATACTTAAATAAAAAACAATAACCTCTTAATGCCGTATATTGCTAATTAAAGTACCTTTGCAAAAAATTTCGAAACCCAACATTTCTAGGAATTTATTAAGGAAAGCATATGAAGGTTAAAAAGATTTTGGTTTCCCAACCCCAACCTGAGAATGAAAAATCACCTTATTTTGACCTTGCATCAAAGTACAGTATGCAAATTGACTTTCAACCTTTTATTAAGGTTCAAGGTTTAACGGCATCGGAGTTTCGCAAGCAAAAAATTTATTTACAGGATTATACTGCAATCATTTTTACAAGTAAGAATGCAGTGGACCATTTTTTCAGGTTGTGTACTGAATTGCGCTACACGGTTCCTGAAACCCTGAAGTACTTCTGTATTACCGAGGCTATTGCACTTTACACACAAAAGTATATTGTATATCGCAAGCGTAAAATATTTTATGGAAACCGTGATTTTGCCGAGTTGGTAGATCTTATTAAAAAGCATTCCGATGAAAAGTTTCTCTTTCCTGCTTCCGATGTTTGCAAGGAGGAACAGCACCGCATGCTAGAAGCAAGCAAGATAAATTATTCGAAGTCGGTTTTCTACAAAACGGTACACAACGAAATGAATAAACTCGGTGATTTGGATTATGATATGATCGTTTTTTTCAGCCCCGAAGGAATCAAATCCTTGTTCAAAAACTTTCCTGATTTCAAACAGGGAGATATTCAGATTGGAGCCTTTGGTAATGCAACTGCCCAGGCGATTACCAGTGCAGGTTTGAGATTGGACTTGCAGGCACCACTTCCCGAGGCGCCATCAATGACTATGGCGTTGGATATGTATCTTGCCAGAATAGGCAACGGGAAATAATAAACAGCTTATAAAATAAAAAAGGCTGCTTCGGATAGAAGTAGCCTTTTTTTATGATTAAAAGTTTTTACTGCAATGTAAACCTGATAGGCATATTAAACTGAACGCGAACCGGCCGACCTCTTTGCTTTCCTGCATTCCATTTTGGCATTGCCTTGATTACGCGGATAGCTTCTTCATCGCAACCACCGCCGATTCCCCTTAAAATCCTAACATCGGTAACGGAGCCATCGCGTTCAACCACAAATGTTACGAATACTGTGCCCTGGATACCGCTTTCACGAGCCATTTGCGGGTAGCGTATATTTTCAGATAAAAAGCGGATACGTGCCTCATCGCCTCCGGGAAATGATGGCGGATCTTCAACAACGATAAAAATTTCCTGTTCCTGAACGGCTTCTTCTTCAAATACGGGAGGAATATAAGCTTCTATCTGTGTTGTTTGATCTACATCAACATCAACAATGAAGTCGTCCTCAATTTCAACATCATCTTCTACAATTTTAAACTGGGTGGTTTGTGGAGGAGGTGCAGGAGGAGGTGGTGGTTGATCCTGGCGTGTAATTTCAACCATCTCTTCAGTAATATCTACAGCATCCCGGTCACCAAGGTCGGTGAGCACCCTGTCGTAAGATTTCCATTCAAAAGCAAGCAGAACCAAAGCCAGCGTGAAAACTAATCCAAGCTGTATGAACGTAACTCTTTTGCTTTCGAGGTCGGCTTTTGATGATTTTTTGGTATCCATAATTCGGGTTTTTTTAAGAGCCATTAAAACATGGCTAAATTATTAAGTTTTTTTCAATTAGCATTTGCTTTGACCATTTTTTTTCTGAGGATCAGATAAAACACTGCAAATCCAATAAAGCAGCCTATTGTGTTTGCAATGAAATCGTAAATATTTCCGCTTCGGTTTAAATTTAACGAGTATTGCAGGTATTCCATCAAAGACCCATGCAAAACACTCAGTGCCAACGCAATTATTGTACCAGAATAACGCAGGAATGCATAGCCATATTGTTTTTGCATACTTTGAAGAAGCAAAAACGAAAGCACTCCGTAAAGGATCAGATGAACAATTTTGTCTGGTTTGAAAAGCTGATAAAAATCAGGAATCCTGGGCAGATAGTTTCCCGGATAAATTGAAAGTAATAGTATGAAAATGCTCCAAAAGATTACGATTCTGAAGTTTTTCAACCAGGGCATATTATGATAAGAATAGCCTAGCCTGGAATGTTTGGCTTAGTGTGATTCGATCACTTCGTTGTATTCGGATGCTGATAAAAGATCGTTCAATTGGCTGGCATCTGTTAATTTAACCTTAATGATCCAACCTTCTCCGTATGGATCTTTATTCACCAATTCGGGTGTATCGGCAAGTGCTTCATTGAATTCAAGTACTTCGCCGGCAACCGGCATGAAAAGATCTGAAACAGTCTTAACAGCTTCAATGGTGCCGAAAACTTCTTCCTTATCCAATGAATCGCCAACGGTTTCAACCTCAACGAAAACAATATCTCCTAATTCATGTTGTGCGAAATCAGTGATTCCTATGATGGCTTCATCGTTCTCAACTTTGATCCATTCGTGGTTTTTTGTGTACTTTAATGATTCGGGGACTTTCATAATACTTCTGTTTTTGTTCCTTAATAAGCGATCAAAATTAGTAAATACTTAAGAAAAACCAAACAATATTTGTTTTTCTTCTATTGCGTGAGCGTAAACCTTAAACTGATGCCGGCAAAGGTGGTAGAGTTCGGAAATTGATTAGAGATAAAAGGATTTGTGGATGAGCGTTCAAAAAATAGTCTGGTAGTGAGGTTCTGGTTCACCATATAATCGGCTGAGAAGTTAATTGACATAATGCGCTGCCCTGCTGAAACCTGGTCAATTTCTTCATCAATCCTGCGTAATACGGTTTTATTGTCTCGTATGGAAACATCCAACTTCAGATTTACCTCACTGCTGACACGCTGGCTTCGCCCTCCACCGCCAACTGCAGTGATAAGGAACCTTATATCTTTAATCCTGTAGCCTAATCCAACGATGTATTCTTTACTGTTAACTTCGGTAAGCTGGTTATTTACGAAGCTATAAGACAGATTCCGTGAGTGCTTGATTTCAATTTTTGAAAGAAGACTGTTATTCCAGGTCATATCTATATTGAAGAGGGGGCTGAACTGTTCAGTTATTGTAACCACATCCATTCTCTTTTCCGCAATAAAATTGCCCGCATTATCTCTTATGCCAGCGCCTGCCTTGTATTCGAGATTGGTCATGTAAGAACCTACATTATACACTGAGCGGTATGCATGCGATACTGTGAAGGTTCTGAAATACCTCTTAAAGAATGGAATCTGAGTGAGCCCATTGTATGTAATCCTCCAGTTGGGCATTGGTATTTCTGGGAAAGGGTTCAAACCAAGTTTTGAAGCATCGCGCCCTGAATATGCAGCAAGGAAAGCGTGAAGCAAAACGTCCTGCGAAGTTGCACCGTAACCATCAGGATAACCCAATGTATCAAAACCTTGCGATAGATTATCACCTTCGGCCAGCCGTTGGGCTACAATTAAGCGATTTTCCTTAAATGATTCAAAAACCGGATTGGTGTGATCTTTTCGATCGCTAGTAAATGCCGTGTTCCACATCAGGAACGACATACTAAAGTTTCCTCCTTGCTGTGGGGCAAATGATTTAAATTCGCCATCGGGGCCGGCTTTGAAATATTCCTGAAAGTTGATGGCTTCGGTACGATCGGCCGTAAGGTCAATTCGTAAATAGGGCAGTGGTTCGAGGTTGGCCCTGACAACAAGATTCTTTGAAATCCTTGTAAGGTAAGCGCTGTTGAGCAAGGTGTCGGATGAAATCCAGTTATTTCGTACAGCGTTATTTCGGATATCCGTTTGATCGCCAAAAACGAAACCCCAACCTGGCGCTAAGTCGCTCATTCGATTTCCCATAAATGTAGGTTCGGGCATAAAACCAGGCAACAGTGTACCACGATTGTCGGTGTAACTGATTGAACCATCTTTTAGACTTATCATCAACCGAAGTATCGTGTTTCCGGCTATTCTCATATATTTTCCTATGTCCACACCCTGATTTACAGTATCCTGGGCGGGTTCATCTTCGCCTTCCTCGTCTTTTTTCTGGTCTCGCGGCGGGGTAACGTTGCTGCGGCCAGCCGGGCCTGTAGTAGTTTGATTTACCTTTTTTAAGAACTCCACTTTGTTGTATAGGTTGCTGAAGCGGAAATTGCTGTTTACCTGCAAGGTTCCATTGTTCTCGATGGTATTTCCGAGTGTTTCCTGCACACTCCTGGGCGATGCCTGCCAACGGAACATGCTGGAATACCTCGTGTTTATGCTTACCCAATCGAAGAGTTTGATTTTATTGATAGGCAGCATATAGCTGACGCTCAGGTTCTGGTTGAAATTGGTAAGCGTTCCCATTGAATAAACTTCCTGCATGATAGAGTCCTTTACAGCTTGGTAATTGGGCTTTTCACGATCAACAGCTCCCGGGGGTTCATCAATAAATGCATTGGCAGCGGCGTTGAACTCAACTTTTAAACTTTGTGTAAGATCGTATTTGAGGTCGAAAAGCCGGCTCCAATCCCATCTTTTAATGTAATTGGTGTCAATCTTAATCAGCGCCTCGCTTTTATTCCTGATCAGGCGCTCGTTATATTCACGGAACATATCGGTTCGGAAAGAAAAGGATCTGGGCAGTAAGAAGAAGTTAAAATCTTTGATCAACCTGATGTTTGTGAAGTTT
This window contains:
- a CDS encoding TonB family protein, translated to MDTKKSSKADLESKRVTFIQLGLVFTLALVLLAFEWKSYDRVLTDLGDRDAVDITEEMVEITRQDQPPPPPAPPPQTTQFKIVEDDVEIEDDFIVDVDVDQTTQIEAYIPPVFEEEAVQEQEIFIVVEDPPSFPGGDEARIRFLSENIRYPQMARESGIQGTVFVTFVVERDGSVTDVRILRGIGGGCDEEAIRVIKAMPKWNAGKQRGRPVRVQFNMPIRFTLQ
- the vanZ gene encoding VanZ family protein, whose amino-acid sequence is MKNFRIVIFWSIFILLLSIYPGNYLPRIPDFYQLFKPDKIVHLILYGVLSFLLLQSMQKQYGYAFLRYSGTIIALALSVLHGSLMEYLQYSLNLNRSGNIYDFIANTIGCFIGFAVFYLILRKKMVKANAN
- a CDS encoding uroporphyrinogen-III synthase, which produces MKVKKILVSQPQPENEKSPYFDLASKYSMQIDFQPFIKVQGLTASEFRKQKIYLQDYTAIIFTSKNAVDHFFRLCTELRYTVPETLKYFCITEAIALYTQKYIVYRKRKIFYGNRDFAELVDLIKKHSDEKFLFPASDVCKEEQHRMLEASKINYSKSVFYKTVHNEMNKLGDLDYDMIVFFSPEGIKSLFKNFPDFKQGDIQIGAFGNATAQAITSAGLRLDLQAPLPEAPSMTMALDMYLARIGNGK
- a CDS encoding ATP-grasp domain-containing protein, whose protein sequence is MPTALIFHSKLGPNPPPDELDVLDEAKYFRDGLATLGYEVHQFDFENDLDRNIDQINLMQADFVVNLVETINADGRLIHIAPAFFEHHAIPFTGCPSEAIYVTSNKLLSKKIMQLAGIKTPAFSINPDELKSRFSGQQFLLKSLWEHASFGMDEHNPVFIGNAEIIAESLTEKNKQHNTYFAEEYIEGREFNVSVIAGKNGPMVLPIAEIKFINYPDAKPKIVGYRAKWDEASFEYKNTVRHFVDETAEPDLCGRIRKICLQCWKEFSLKGYVRVDFRMDVNGQLYVLEINANPCISADSGFVAAATVQGLSQAEIVNLIINDLSGSNEK
- the gcvH gene encoding glycine cleavage system protein GcvH, which encodes MKVPESLKYTKNHEWIKVENDEAIIGITDFAQHELGDIVFVEVETVGDSLDKEEVFGTIEAVKTVSDLFMPVAGEVLEFNEALADTPELVNKDPYGEGWIIKVKLTDASQLNDLLSASEYNEVIESH
- a CDS encoding D-alanine--D-alanine ligase, which translates into the protein MKIGLTFDLKTTYLQQGFSHEEVAEFDSEETIAGIESTLNELGYQTERIGNIVELTQALVSGKCWDLVFNIAEGYYGIGREAQVPALLDAFRIPYVFSDPMVLSLTLHKAMAKHVIRGNGIPTAAFVVVKNEKDLENINLEYPLFIKPVAEGTGKGISQKSLVTNRMDLELNAKELLDKFKQPVLVEEYLPGREFTVGITGTGNEAAPCGIMEVIVYGKIEEQVYSLQNKEEYESRVAYSIPEKSITEYCYDVALRSWNALECRDGGRVDLRLDKNGVPNFIEVNPLAGLNPIHSDLPILCKLNGISYKDLIGMIMQSALKRINNHP
- a CDS encoding GNAT family N-acetyltransferase; the protein is MKNNIIIRSVVKPEDVEYVREIVTSTNFFHSYEIDVAVELIEETLNKGNESGYSFLFAEVDGKPVAYSCFGLIPCTKSSYDLYWIVVHHDFRGHGIGKKLLELTEQAAREIGGSGIYAETSSQPLYEPTRRFYISNNYIEEARLKDFYNLRDDKLVYSKRL
- a CDS encoding histone deacetylase family protein; protein product: MFRIRTITNDLYLRDKAAIEQVKQILVSHFPEVDPQKFDLIPEQLRNPLKYKFSVRVFVLENFSGFVKGFATLYYAPDINFCFLEFIATSKDATSGGVGSALYERVREESKELGALGLFFECLPDHPTFCKDADLITKNKKRLKFYEKFGARPIINTLYELPVNEADTCPPLLVFDDLDRPEPLVGKDLKKIVAAILERKYSDYCPARYRQKVLNSIKDGPVERRPYLYRKSEPANKNIADLLLRRRIFLVVNDKHSIHHVRERGYVESPVRIESIRKEINKTGLFEEIKPLLFTEDHIRKVHSSGLVNYLKKVCEDLKPGQSVYPYVFPIRNAAKPPKDRSVAAGYYCIDTFTPINKNAYLAAKRAVDCVITASQKLLEEHPLSYALIRPPGHHSEKRVFGGFCYFNNIAVAANFLSEYGKVAILDIDYHHGNGQQDIFYHRSDVLTISIHGHPSFAYPYFTGFDDEKGTGDGTGFNINYPLPEICTTAAYHETLLKALKKIKTFSPRFLLVSLGFDIAKGDPTGTWSFTAPDFYRNGQLIGQMKFPTLVVQEGGYKNVSLGINARHFFKGLWDGRFSNNTTANHIK